The Pongo pygmaeus isolate AG05252 chromosome 11, NHGRI_mPonPyg2-v2.0_pri, whole genome shotgun sequence genome includes a region encoding these proteins:
- the G6PC2 gene encoding glucose-6-phosphatase 2 isoform X1: MDFLHRNGVLIIQHLQKDYRAYYTFLNFMSNVGDPRNIFFIYFPLWFQLNQTVGTKMIWVAVIGDWFNLIFKWILFGDRPYWWVQETQIYPNHSSPCLEQFPTTCETGPGSPSGHAMGSSCVWYVMVTAALSHTVCGMDKFSITLHRLTWSFLWSVFWLIQISVCISRVFIATHFPHQVILGVIGGMLVAEAFEHTPGIQTASLGTYLKTNLFLFLFALGFYLLLRLLNIDLLWSVSIAKKWCANPDWIHIDTTPFAGLVRNLGVLFGLGFAINSEMFLLSCRGGNSYTLSFRLLCALTSLTTLQLYHFLQIPTHEEHLFYVLSFCKSASIPLTVVAFIPYCVHMLMKQSGKKIQ; this comes from the exons ATGGATTTCCTTCACAGGAATGGAGTGCTCATAATTCAGCATTTGCAGAAGGACTACCGAGCTTACTatacttttctaaattttatgtcCAATGTTGGAGACCCCCggaatatctttttcatttattttccactttGGTTTCAACTTAATCAGACAGTTGGAACCAAGATGATATGGGTAGCAGTCATTGGGGATTGGTTCAATCTTATATTTAAATG GATATTATTTGGTGATCGACCTTACTGGTGGGTCCAAGAAACTCAGATTTACCCAAATCACTCAAGTCCATGCCTTGAACAGTTCCCTACTACATGCGAAACAGGTCCAG GAAGTCCATCTGGCCATGCAATGGGCTCGTCCTGTGTCTGGTATGTCATGGTAACCGCTGCCCTGAGCCACACTGTCTGTGGGATGGATAAGTTCTCTATCACTCTGCACAG ACTGACCTGGTCATTTCTTTGGAGTGTTTTTTGGTTGATTCAAATCAGTGTCTGCATCTCCAGAGTATTCATAGCAACACATTTTCCTCATCAAGTTATTCTTGGAGTAATTGGTG GCATGCTGGTGGCAGAGGCCTTTGAACACACTCCAGGCATCCAAACGGCCAGTCTGGGCACATACCTGAAGACCaacctcttcctcttcctgtttGCACTTGGCTTTTACCTGCTTCTTAGACTGCTCAACATTGACCTGCTGTGGTCCGTGTCCATAGCCAAAAAGTGGTGTGCCAACCCCGACTGGATCCACATTGACACCACGCCTTTTGCTGGACTCGTGAGAAACCTCGGGGTCCTGTTTGGCTTGGGCTTTGCAATCAACTCGGAGATGTTCCTGCTGAGCTGCCGAGGAGGAAATAGCTACACACTGAGCTTCCGGTTGCTCTGTGCCTTGACCTCGTTGACCACACTGCAGCTCTACCATTTCCTCCAGATCCCGACTCACGAAGAGCATTTATTTTACGTGCTGTCTTTTTGTAAAAGTGCATCCATTCCCCTAACTGTAGTTGCTTTCATTCCCTACTGTGTTCATATGTTAATGAAACAAAGTGGAAAGAAGATTCAGTAG
- the G6PC2 gene encoding glucose-6-phosphatase 2 isoform X2, translating into MDFLHRNGVLIIQHLQKDYRAYYTFLNFMSNVGDPRNIFFIYFPLWFQLNQTVGTKMIWVAVIGDWFNLIFKWILFGDRPYWWVQETQIYPNHSSPCLEQFPTTCETGPGSPSGHAMGSSCVWYVMVTAALSHTVCGMDKFSITLHRHAGGRGL; encoded by the exons ATGGATTTCCTTCACAGGAATGGAGTGCTCATAATTCAGCATTTGCAGAAGGACTACCGAGCTTACTatacttttctaaattttatgtcCAATGTTGGAGACCCCCggaatatctttttcatttattttccactttGGTTTCAACTTAATCAGACAGTTGGAACCAAGATGATATGGGTAGCAGTCATTGGGGATTGGTTCAATCTTATATTTAAATG GATATTATTTGGTGATCGACCTTACTGGTGGGTCCAAGAAACTCAGATTTACCCAAATCACTCAAGTCCATGCCTTGAACAGTTCCCTACTACATGCGAAACAGGTCCAG GAAGTCCATCTGGCCATGCAATGGGCTCGTCCTGTGTCTGGTATGTCATGGTAACCGCTGCCCTGAGCCACACTGTCTGTGGGATGGATAAGTTCTCTATCACTCTGCACAG GCATGCTGGTGGCAGAGGCCTTTGA